One Candidatus Buchananbacteria bacterium CG10_big_fil_rev_8_21_14_0_10_42_9 DNA window includes the following coding sequences:
- a CDS encoding transaldolase translates to MRPKNLKTKIYLDSGDPTETKAAIDRLGFLDGQTTNPSLIAKNPDASDKKFSEQEVYDFYKHVVQEISGLIPDRSVSIEVYAEKKTPARKMVKQAQAMYEWIPNAHIKLPITAGGLEAAQRLTEDKIRVNMTLCFTQQQAAAVYAATRGAQRSDVYVSPFDGRLDDLGECGVCLIEDIMKMFSQGDGHVETLMASVRNIDHLLYAIYTGVDIITVPFKVLKEWGDAGMPVPKELGNLDTLRGLKKIEYQELDLTQDWKAFDISHPLTDKGLVKFAADWNNLIK, encoded by the coding sequence ATGAGACCAAAAAATTTGAAAACTAAAATTTATTTGGACAGCGGCGATCCGACTGAAACCAAAGCAGCGATTGACAGACTGGGCTTTTTAGACGGCCAAACTACCAATCCGTCATTAATTGCAAAAAATCCTGACGCCAGTGATAAAAAATTCAGCGAACAAGAAGTGTATGATTTTTATAAACATGTGGTCCAAGAAATATCCGGACTAATTCCTGATAGATCGGTATCGATTGAAGTCTATGCTGAAAAAAAGACGCCCGCCCGTAAGATGGTAAAACAGGCCCAGGCGATGTATGAATGGATTCCCAATGCCCACATTAAATTGCCAATTACAGCAGGCGGTCTTGAAGCGGCACAAAGACTGACTGAAGATAAAATTCGAGTAAATATGACTTTGTGTTTTACCCAACAGCAAGCCGCAGCCGTGTATGCCGCGACGCGCGGGGCGCAAAGGAGCGATGTCTATGTTTCACCGTTTGACGGGCGCTTAGATGATTTAGGCGAGTGTGGTGTATGCTTAATTGAAGATATTATGAAAATGTTTTCCCAAGGTGATGGACACGTGGAAACTTTGATGGCGAGTGTCCGAAATATCGATCATTTGCTTTATGCAATTTATACAGGCGTTGATATTATCACCGTCCCGTTTAAAGTTTTGAAAGAATGGGGCGATGCCGGCATGCCAGTCCCCAAAGAGTTAGGCAACCTCGATACTCTTCGCGGCCTGAAAAAAATTGAATATCAAGAATTAGATTTAACTCAAGATTGGAAAGCCTTTGATATCTCCCACCCTTTAACGGATAAAGGACTAGTCAAATTTGCCGCTGATTGGAATAATTTGATAAAATAA
- a CDS encoding ribose-5-phosphate isomerase (catalyzes the interconversion of ribose 5-phosphate to ribulose 5-phosphate; enzyme from E. coli shows allose 6-phosphate isomerase activity), translating to MMIYIGSDHAGFKLKEKLKVFLKNKGYEVIDVGNTTYQKLDDYPKYSTRVAERVVKHKSSFGVMIGHSGQGEAMACNKVRGARAALAYSTEIARLARSHNNANILCLGQGFTTLPMAKQITEVFLNTRFSSAKRHHRRVKQLSRIR from the coding sequence ATTATGATATATATTGGTTCTGATCACGCTGGCTTTAAGTTAAAGGAAAAACTTAAAGTCTTTTTGAAAAACAAAGGTTACGAAGTTATTGACGTTGGCAATACAACATACCAAAAGCTTGATGATTATCCTAAATATTCTACCCGCGTAGCTGAAAGGGTAGTGAAGCATAAAAGCAGTTTTGGCGTGATGATTGGGCATAGCGGCCAAGGCGAAGCTATGGCTTGCAATAAAGTTCGTGGTGCCCGGGCCGCCCTTGCCTACAGCACTGAAATTGCGCGTTTAGCCCGGTCGCACAACAACGCTAATATTTTATGCCTCGGCCAAGGTTTTACAACTTTGCCGATGGCCAAACAAATTACAGAAGTTTTTTTGAATACTCGATTCTCTTCGGCTAAGCGCCACCACCGGCGAGTAAAGCAGTTAAGCCGTATTCGGTAA